The Halorussus gelatinilyticus genome contains the following window.
AACTACGTCGAACTGGTCGAGACGTTCGCCGAGCGCGAGGTCCCGCTCGCCGGGTTCGTCAAGAACGTCTCCGCGAAGTCCATCGTCCGGACGCTCAAGCGCGAGACCGACTTCGGCCCGGTGCCGTGGGCCCACGACGCGGGGCTGTTCGCCCAGATTCTCGAACGCAGGGAACTCGTGGACGGCGAGTTCGAGCGCCTGACCGACGACCTGACGCTCACGAACTGGTTCGAGTCGCGCACGGGCCTCGACGGGTTCTTCGACGACCCCGACAACGACCACGTCGACCGGAAACTCGACCCCGACGAGTACGCGGTGACGTTCTGCGTGGTGTACGACCCGCGCCGCGACCTCGTGTTCAAAATCGAGGCTCCGAAGGTCTTCACCCGAGACGAGGCGACCCGCGAGCGAATCGAGCGCCAGATTCTCCAGGAGGTCGCGCTCCAGCGAGGACCGCCGCGGGCGATTGCGAAGGCCGACGACCTCGCGGCCATCGACCGCGGAAGTGCCGACTCGCTGGTGGAGTCGTTCGAGCGGTCGCTGAACACCGAACTGGACGAGAACTACGACGCGGTGCGGTGGGGTCGGGACTACTGAGTGCCGACCGCCACGCCGAAAACCGAGTCGGAAAACCGAGTCGGAAAATCGATGCCGAAACTTATCGCGGTTCGGCGGTCTCTACGTCCTGCTTTTCGACGGTGATCTCCACGTCGTCGGCCTCGATGCCGATGCGCGCGAACTGCGTCCGGATGTGGTCCTCGGCCGCCTCGGTCGCCTGCTCGCGGGTGTCGAACCCGCGGGGCATCGGCGACTCGAACGCGACGTTGACCTTCTCGCCATCGACCTCTTGGACCGTGCCGCCGCTCTCGACCTGATAGAACTCGTCGCAGACCCACACGTAGGGGGCGTCCTCGTCGGGCGCGCCCTTGAACCGCGGCGCGCGCTCCCCTCGCTCGTACAGCGTGCCGGTGAGGGTGGTACCCCCCGCTTCGCCACGGATGAGTAGCATAGACCGGACGTACGTCGCGGGGAGGTAAAAGCGACCCGTTCGAGGGAACGCTTCGCACGCGCGGCGGTCCGGCGGTCGGACGCCGGACCCGCGCCGGAGGGAAACCTGTTTGTCCCATGCGCTCATTGCCGGGGAACGATGACCGACCTCGGCGACTTCAGCAGGTCCGGCGGGGACGACGACTCGGACACCTCCGAGTCGAGTCCGGCAGCGACCGACGAGTTCGACGCGGACGACTCCGATAGCGCTCCCGTCGCCTCCGACTCCGACGCGACGGACCGCGACGGGGCGGGCGACGACCTCGACGACGTGGGTGACTTCGAGACCACGAGTTCCGCCGCGCGCGACGACGACCGGTTCGACACCGTGCCGACAGACCCGCGAGGGACCGACACGGGCATCGGCACGCTCTCGGCGGCCGAGGGACTCCGCATCGGCGAGGACGAGGACGAGACCCACGTGCAGGCGTACGTCACCGCCGACAACCGCGAGGACGTGCGGGTCGGCAAGTACCTGCTCGTGCCCTACCCGGACGGCGAGAAGTTGTTCGCGCGGGTCGCCGCGCTCGAATACCGACAGGAGTACCGCGTGGACGACGCGACCGAGATTCACTCCAAGCGCGCGATGCGCCGCGACGACATCGAGGAGACCGACTACAAACTGATGGCGGACCTCGAACCCGTCGCGGTCCTCTACGAGGACGGCGAGGGGCCAGACGTAGAGCTAAAACGCCGGATGACCGACCGCGTGCCCAAACCGAAGTCGGTCGTCCGCGAGGCCAGCGACAAGCCCGAGATAAAGACCGGGCTGAAGATGCCCGAGGACGGCGTGTTCCTCGGCCACCTCTCGGTCGGCGGGGAGAAGGTCCGGACCGCGGCCGAACCCCCGACAATCGACTACCGGCTCAAGGACGACTACGCCGACGGCGACCCGCTCGTCTTCCGACACACGCTGGTCGCCGGGGGCACGGGGTCGGGGAAGACCCACGGCGCGAAGAACGTCCTCCGGCAGTTCCTCGCCGACGAGCGACGCTACGAGATGGAGGACGGCGCGGAGCGACGCGCCGCGGTCGTCCAGTTCGACCCGCAGGACGAGTACGCCCAGATGCACGACGACAACCCCGACGTGACCCGCGAGGACGAGCGCAAGTGGGAGGCCGAGAACGTCGCCCACGGCGGCCACGACGACACCGTGGCGTTCGTCCCGAAGGTCGGGAACAGCTCCTACGCCGCCGACCACCACCGCGCCGAGCAGGTCGAGTTCACGATTCCGTTCTCGATGGTCCGGGACCGGCCGTGGCTGGTCGCGGGCGCGAGCCTCAACGACAACCAGTACAACGCGCTGACGCTCCTGATTCGGCGGTTCTTCGACCAGTTCGGGGACGCGGGGACCTATCGGGAGTTCGTGGACTACATCGACGACCCGGCGTTGCGCGAGGAGTTGGACGAGTCGGGTCGGGTCCACGAGGCGACCTACGACGCGGTCAAGCGCCGGGTCATCGGGTCGGCGTTCGCCGACGTGTTCGACCAAGACGCCCGGCCCATCACCGACCAGATTCGGTCGTTCGTCAAGCCCGGCCAGTTGACCGTAGTGCCGACCTACCACGTCAACGACTCGCGGGCGACCGAGGTCGTCGTGCTGGCGCTCGCCAGTTTGCTCGTGGACGAGAAGCTGTCGAACGCGCCGCGCTACGACCGCGTGAAGGAGACGCCGCTCGTCGTCGGGATGGACGAGGCCCACAACTTCCTGACCGACGCCGACAGCGTGCAGGCCCGGAAGGTCATCGGGAAGTTCACCGAGGCCGCCAAGCAGGGCCGCAAGGAGCGACTCGGCCTGTTCCTCATCACGCAGGACCCCCAAGACATCCACGAGGCGGTCTTCAAGCAGATAAACACGACCGTCGTCCTGAATCTCGGCGACGAGGACGCCATCAAGAGCGTCAACATCCCCTCGAAACTGGAGGGGAAGGTGCCCTACATGGAGAAGGGTCAGATGGTCGTCTACTCGCCCGACAACTCCGAACCGGTCGAGATAATCGGTCTCTCGAAGTGCGTGACCAAGCACGGCCGGGAGTAGGGAGTAGTCCGGGTCGCCAGCGCGGCGGGAAGTTCTCAGGTTTCAGGAATTGCCTGAACGGTTAAACGTCTGCTCGCCGTACGTTTTCACATGACCAAGAAGGTTCTCGTCCCCATCGACGGGTCGCCCCAGTCGAACGACGCGCTCGACTACGCACTCGAAGAGTTCGCCGAGGACGACATCACCCTGCTTCACGTCATCGACCCCATCGACGCGGGGTACACCGCGCCGGTCGGTCTCCCCGGCGGGTCCGAAGAGTGGTACGAAAATGAGAAGGAGAGCGCCGAGACGATCTTCGAGGAGGCCCGGACCGTCGCCGACGAGTACGGCGTGACCCTCGACTCGGCCACCGAGATGGGTCGGCCCGCCCAGACCATCGTGGAGTTCGCCGACGACGAGGAGTTCGACCAAATCGTGATGGGGAGCCACGGACGCTCTGGCGTCTCGCGCATCCTGCTCGGGAGCGTGGCCGAGACGGTCGTCCGGCGCGCCTCGATGCCGGTGACGGTGGTGCGCTGAGTCGGCGAACAGTCGAGCGAGCGCGGGCTCGTCGTTCCACGTTGAGTTTCAACAGTCGTACTGCGAGCGAACGCAGTGAGCGAGCGGCCTTTTTTGGTGCAGATTTTTCGAGGAGCGGTGCCCACAGCGAGCGACCGGAGGGAGCGAGCGAGGACACCCGACGAAGAAAAAGGTGCTAGAATATGTTCGCCTGCCGGTAGACGCTGATGCCCTCGTTCGTGATGGAGTAGGGCTTGATTTCCCGCGAGTGGTTCGCGTCCCGAATCTTCTGAATCTCGACGGCGAGTCGGGTCTCGCGGAAGTCGTCGGAACTCCGGATGTAGCGCAGGACGAACACCGCGTCCACGAGGTACTCGATGATGCCGTGCCGGGAGGCGTAGGGCGTGTCCTCGCTGGCCTCGCTGGTGAGCATCGTCGTCACGCCGGCCTCTTTCAGGCTCTTGGTGAAGTCGTAGATTTCGTTGCGGCGGGTGGCCTGCTCGTCGTACATCATCTCCAGCAGGGACACCGAGTCCAGCACGAGGCGAGTCGCGCCGAAGTCCTCGACCAGTCGCGGCAGGTCGTTGCGGATGGATGTCAGGCTGTTGGCCATCTCGATGGGGTCCAAGTCGATGACAGCGAGACTGCCCTCCTCCTCGTACGCTTCGAAGTCCCAGCCCTTCTCGGTCGCGGTGTTGACGATGCGGTCGTGGCTCTCTTCGAGCGTGATGAAAACCGCGTTCTCGCCCTGTTCGAGCGCCTCGTGGAGGAACTGGAGACCGAACGTCGTCTTGCCGGTCCCGGCCGACCCGATGGTCGTGACGAGCGAACGCTCGGGGACGCCGCCCTGAATCATGCTGTCCAGACCGTCGATGCCGAGGTCGATGCGCGGAATCGACGACTCGAACTCCTCGTCGTCGAACGCCTCGTCCTCGAAGGGTTCGCCGCCGCCGAACCCGCCGTCACCGCCGCCCATGCCGAACTCGCCGCCACCGCCGCCGAAGCCCCCCGACTCGCTCTGCGTCGCGCCGCCGAACCCGCCGCCGGCGGCACCCCCGCCACCGCCGGCACCGCCGCCCGCGCCGCCGTCGGGACCAGCGCCGCCGGGACTCGGCCCGTCGCCGGGCGCGTTCTCGAACGCGCTGGCGAAGTCCTCCTCGAAGAGACCTTCGTCCTCCGCGTCGTCCTCGTAGGGGTCGGCGTCCGCGAATCCGCGGCCGCCGGATTCGCTCGCCGAGGTCGGCGAGTCGGGGGACTCGCCTTCGTCGTCCGTGCTTCCCGTTCCGAACTCCCCGTCCGAGTCGGCGTCCGCGTCGAACGCCGGCGCGTCCGCGAACTCGCCGGTTTGGTCGGTTGGTTCGGCCGCCTCGTCTGGTGCGTCGTCGCCCGCGTTCTCGGCGGTGGTAGCTTCGGGCGTGTCGGGGTCGTGGGCGTCGGTTTCGGGCGTGTCGGGGTCGTGGGCGTCGGTTTCGGGCGTGTCGGGGTCGTGGGTGTCGGTTTCGGGCGTCTCGGTTCCGGGAGCGTCGGCGTCGGGGGCGTCCTCGCGGGCGTCGCTCTCCGCGGACTCGTCCGCGTCGGCGTCGTCCTCCCGGAGTGCGCGCTCGAACCAGTCGTCCTCGTCGGTCACGGGGGCCACCTCCTCGCGGGTCGAGCGCGTCGCATGCCCGAGTCCTCGGACCGACCGCATTTCAATGTTTCTCGGCGTCGCGTCGGCGGACTTTTCACGGCCGGGGCAGAACTGCCACTGATGAGAGTCGGCATCGTCGCCCAGAAGGGCAACTCTCGGGCCGCCCTGCTGGCCGAGCAGATACGCGACACGCTACCGGACGAGGTGTCGATTCGACTGGACGACGCGACCGCCGAGCGGTTGGACCGCGACGGCTCGCCGGTCGAGGAGATGGACGAGTGCGACCTCGTGGTCTCCATCGGCGGCGACGGCACGTTCCTCTTCGCGGCCCGCGGCGCGGGACCGACGCCGATTCTGGGCGTGAACCTCGGCGAGGTTGGCTTCCTGAACGGCGTCGCGCCCGACGACGCGGTCGAGACGGTCGAGGCGGTCGTCGCCGGCTACCGCGAGACCGACACGATTCCCTCGCGGGACGTGCCCCGACTTCGGGCCGAGGGCGACGGCGACTGGTCGGTCCACCCCGCGCTGAACGAAATCGTCGTGCAGGGTCCCCAGCGGGGCCACGGCGAGGGGCTGGACTACGAGGTCCGGGTCGACGACCGGGAGTTCACCGCCGGGCACGGCGACGGCGTGCTGGTCTCGACGCCGACCGGCAGTACGGCGTACAACCTGAGCGAGGGCGGCCCGCTGGTCCACCCCGACACCGACGCGCTGGTCGTCACGGAGATGTGCGCCGCCGAGTCGATGCCGCCGCTTGTCGTGCCCAGCGACAGCGCGGTCGAGATTCGGGCGACCGGCGCGGCGGTCGGCTACGTCAGCGCCGACAGCACGCGCGAGCAGTTCGATATGCCCGAGACGGTGCGCGTGCGTGCGGACCCGGAACCGACCCGCATCGCCGAACCGTCCAGCGACTTCTTCGAGGCGCTCGGGAAGCTCGACTGAGAGAAGCGTTCCTGCGACGGCCTGACTAGCCTTTCCGGAAGGGAAAGCCCTAATCCGTCGGATTCGCTACGATGCGATAATGGACGAACAACTGCCGGACGTGCAGGCCTCGGAACCCGACGTGACCGTGGGGCTGAACCGCGTCGGCGTGACGGGCGTCAAGAAACTCGTCGAACTCGCCCGACCGGACAAGCGACCCATCGTGCTGACCGCCGAGTTCGAGGTGCTGGTGGACCTGCCGAGTTGGCGGAAGGGCGCGGACATGAGCCGCAACATGGAGGTCGTGGACGAGATTCTGGAGGACGCGGTGAGCGAACCCACCTACCGCGTCGAGGACGTCTGCGGCGAGGCCGCCGAGCGACTGCTCGACAAGCACGACTACACCTCGAAGGCCGAGGTCAAGATGGAAGCCGAGTACATGATAAAGGACCGGACGCCCGAGAGCGACCGGCCGACGCAGGCCACGGCGGACATCATCGCCAGCGCGACCGCGACCGAGGAGGGCACCCGCGAGGAGATCGGCGCGCGCGTCACCGGCATGACGGTCTGTCCCTGTTCGCAGGGCATGATGGGCCAGACCGCCCGCGAGAAGTTGCAGGAGTTGGGCGTCGGCGAGGAGGAGGTCCGGGAGTTCCTCCGGGAGGTCCCGCAGGCGGGCCACTCCCAGCGCGGCCACGCGACCCTGACCGTCGAGCGCGAGGGCGCACCCGAGGCCGACCTCACGGACATCATCGAGGTCGCCCGCGACTCGATGAGCGCGCGCATCTACAACCTCGCCAAGCGTCCCGACGAGGACCACATGACCTTCGAGGCCCACGCGAACGCGAAGTTCGTCGAGGACTGCGTGCGCGACATGGCGGAGGGCGTCGTCAGCGAGTTCCCGGACCTGCCCGACGACGCCGTGGTGACGATGAAACAGAGCAACGACGAGTCCATCCACCAGCACAACGCCCACGCCGAACGCGTCGCCGAAGTGGGGCAACTCCGCGAGGAACTGTCGGACTGACGCGGTCTTCTCGTTCTTCCTGTTCGGCCCCCCAAGTTTCTGCGACCGGAGGAAACGCTCCCCTCTTTTCTTATTCCGTCGAATACCCGGGCGTTAGGCCTTCTCTGGAGTCAAGTCGGAGACGAGAAACTATCGACGCCGCGAAAAGGTCGCCAGACTTATCAGTCCGGGTGTAAAATGGACTTTACGTAAGGTGTCCTTTACACTCGCGGCACCAACCTACGTGACCACTCATGACATCGAAATCGTTCCCGCGGCTTCGACGGCTTTGCAACACCCTCCCGAAGACGAGCTACGACCGGGATTTCGAATCGCTGTCGGCCCTCCAGCAACTCCTGACGGTCGTCGCGACGGCCGTCGTCGTTCTCACGATTCCACCCCTGCTCGTCGAATCGCCGGAGGCGGAGAGCACGGTAGGCGTCTCGCTCGCGGTCGGGGTCCTCTACAGCCTCGCGAACCTGCTCGCTCGGTACAACCGAAGATAACGCGACCGGCCAAAACGACGACCGGTGTCGGAATCGACCGCACTCTCGGTATCGGTTCCCCCGCGGGACCGACCGTGCCGGAGGCTCCCACACACTCATACGCCTCGACACCCTATCGGAACGAGTGAGAATCCCATGAGTGTCACTGGCCTCTGTCAAATCTGCGAGCAGAACGAAGCCGAACACTCGTGTCCCAACTGCGGGACGCTCGCCTGCGAGGACCACTGGGACGAGGCGCGGGGCCTCTGCGCGCAGTGCGCCGCGACCGTCGAACGGGGCGGGCCCGACGAGGGCGCGGTCAGCCCCGACGACCTCGACGACGACGAAGTGATGCGGTTCTGAGCGAGCGTTCCGCTATCGCTCGCGGTTCAGTTGCCCCGCGAGTCGCCGCGCCGCCTGCCCCGCCGCCGCAGCGTAGTCGTCCTGCCCGCGATTCCGTCCGCGTCCCGCGGTCTCGCCGGCGTAGAGGACTTCGCGGGTGGCCTCGACCAGTCCGACGCCCGCGTGCGGACCGCCCTCGGGCGTGACGCTGGCCGCGATTTCGGGGTCGTTTTTCGCGCCGCCGACCGCGAGGAACGGCAGGTCCGGCGCGCGCTCGCGGAGGTGGTCGAGGTCGTCGCTCGACCCGCCGACGAGCAGTCCCACGTCGGCGGACACGGCATCGGCGGGCGAGGCATCCGCGGCCCACGACGCCGCGAGGTCGGCCACGTAGTCCGCGACGGTAGGAGCGTGGTCCGCCTCGGCTTCGTCGCTACCTTCCGTTTCGTCGTCGTTCCCGCCGGCGTCGCCCCTGTCGGCGTCGCCCCCGCCGCGGTTCTCGTCGCGGACTTCCGCCTCGTCTCCG
Protein-coding sequences here:
- a CDS encoding DUF7113 family protein, producing MLLIRGEAGGTTLTGTLYERGERAPRFKGAPDEDAPYVWVCDEFYQVESGGTVQEVDGEKVNVAFESPMPRGFDTREQATEAAEDHIRTQFARIGIEADDVEITVEKQDVETAEPR
- a CDS encoding ATP-binding protein, which codes for MTDLGDFSRSGGDDDSDTSESSPAATDEFDADDSDSAPVASDSDATDRDGAGDDLDDVGDFETTSSAARDDDRFDTVPTDPRGTDTGIGTLSAAEGLRIGEDEDETHVQAYVTADNREDVRVGKYLLVPYPDGEKLFARVAALEYRQEYRVDDATEIHSKRAMRRDDIEETDYKLMADLEPVAVLYEDGEGPDVELKRRMTDRVPKPKSVVREASDKPEIKTGLKMPEDGVFLGHLSVGGEKVRTAAEPPTIDYRLKDDYADGDPLVFRHTLVAGGTGSGKTHGAKNVLRQFLADERRYEMEDGAERRAAVVQFDPQDEYAQMHDDNPDVTREDERKWEAENVAHGGHDDTVAFVPKVGNSSYAADHHRAEQVEFTIPFSMVRDRPWLVAGASLNDNQYNALTLLIRRFFDQFGDAGTYREFVDYIDDPALREELDESGRVHEATYDAVKRRVIGSAFADVFDQDARPITDQIRSFVKPGQLTVVPTYHVNDSRATEVVVLALASLLVDEKLSNAPRYDRVKETPLVVGMDEAHNFLTDADSVQARKVIGKFTEAAKQGRKERLGLFLITQDPQDIHEAVFKQINTTVVLNLGDEDAIKSVNIPSKLEGKVPYMEKGQMVVYSPDNSEPVEIIGLSKCVTKHGRE
- a CDS encoding universal stress protein, which gives rise to MTKKVLVPIDGSPQSNDALDYALEEFAEDDITLLHVIDPIDAGYTAPVGLPGGSEEWYENEKESAETIFEEARTVADEYGVTLDSATEMGRPAQTIVEFADDEEFDQIVMGSHGRSGVSRILLGSVAETVVRRASMPVTVVR
- a CDS encoding KaiC domain-containing protein translates to MTDEDDWFERALREDDADADESAESDAREDAPDADAPGTETPETDTHDPDTPETDAHDPDTPETDAHDPDTPEATTAENAGDDAPDEAAEPTDQTGEFADAPAFDADADSDGEFGTGSTDDEGESPDSPTSASESGGRGFADADPYEDDAEDEGLFEEDFASAFENAPGDGPSPGGAGPDGGAGGGAGGGGGAAGGGFGGATQSESGGFGGGGGEFGMGGGDGGFGGGEPFEDEAFDDEEFESSIPRIDLGIDGLDSMIQGGVPERSLVTTIGSAGTGKTTFGLQFLHEALEQGENAVFITLEESHDRIVNTATEKGWDFEAYEEEGSLAVIDLDPIEMANSLTSIRNDLPRLVEDFGATRLVLDSVSLLEMMYDEQATRRNEIYDFTKSLKEAGVTTMLTSEASEDTPYASRHGIIEYLVDAVFVLRYIRSSDDFRETRLAVEIQKIRDANHSREIKPYSITNEGISVYRQANIF
- a CDS encoding NAD(+)/NADH kinase; translated protein: MRVGIVAQKGNSRAALLAEQIRDTLPDEVSIRLDDATAERLDRDGSPVEEMDECDLVVSIGGDGTFLFAARGAGPTPILGVNLGEVGFLNGVAPDDAVETVEAVVAGYRETDTIPSRDVPRLRAEGDGDWSVHPALNEIVVQGPQRGHGEGLDYEVRVDDREFTAGHGDGVLVSTPTGSTAYNLSEGGPLVHPDTDALVVTEMCAAESMPPLVVPSDSAVEIRATGAAVGYVSADSTREQFDMPETVRVRADPEPTRIAEPSSDFFEALGKLD
- the mptA gene encoding GTP cyclohydrolase MptA yields the protein MDEQLPDVQASEPDVTVGLNRVGVTGVKKLVELARPDKRPIVLTAEFEVLVDLPSWRKGADMSRNMEVVDEILEDAVSEPTYRVEDVCGEAAERLLDKHDYTSKAEVKMEAEYMIKDRTPESDRPTQATADIIASATATEEGTREEIGARVTGMTVCPCSQGMMGQTAREKLQELGVGEEEVREFLREVPQAGHSQRGHATLTVEREGAPEADLTDIIEVARDSMSARIYNLAKRPDEDHMTFEAHANAKFVEDCVRDMAEGVVSEFPDLPDDAVVTMKQSNDESIHQHNAHAERVAEVGQLREELSD
- the pyrF gene encoding orotidine-5'-phosphate decarboxylase, with product MTVFDRLRERIRRTESLLAVGLNPDRSRLPDDCREYDYPRRAFARRIVDATHDYAAAYAVNPAYYADADGWTALAETVAYARGRGVPVVLDGKYADLPNPDADLLGRADAVTVSPYCGRAALRSALDADCGVFVVCRTPNPGAADLQDRAIATDGDEAEVRDENRGGGDADRGDAGGNDDETEGSDEAEADHAPTVADYVADLAASWAADASPADAVSADVGLLVGGSSDDLDHLRERAPDLPFLAVGGAKNDPEIAASVTPEGGPHAGVGLVEATREVLYAGETAGRGRNRGQDDYAAAAGQAARRLAGQLNRER